One part of the Actinomycetota bacterium genome encodes these proteins:
- a CDS encoding PDZ domain-containing protein has protein sequence MRRANSTPTPSLGKNVDGGWSRQFPWPIQLVLIGSRPSSLPHLSTGACGEWFPGGGTEEQTILDRRWFAAVTGDEAGDQAGETEPGEPQSGDARIRETPFDPTRTLPLATEPTSEPPYEPPPAATPALPFAPSADPRRGPRQTWLVAALVGAVVGALVGGGIVYATRDDSPAPQVVTFGRNTSRFAKPRDIQGILSRVQPAVVAISTRGFQQDEFFNVVPSQGAGTGMIITSGGEALTNAHVVGNANSIKVKLANGETKDADLVGTDPVADLALIKIRDVRDLPTVDLGRSSALRVGDSVVAIGNALALPGGPTVTEGIVSALDRTIGTRSDRLEHLIQTDAAINPGNSGGPLVNADGQVIGINTAVLQQTGSDAVAQNIGFAIAIDTIKPRIEELRTGNGTSAFLGLSTIPVDEAVRARYGLETSKGALVIDVTAGSAAERAGVRQGDVIVGIGTDDISSATDLTTAVRKHKPGDRVELRWKRGAGDQSANVELGSATSGGR, from the coding sequence ATGCGTCGGGCCAACTCGACCCCGACGCCGTCGCTGGGGAAGAACGTCGACGGCGGATGGTCACGACAGTTCCCCTGGCCCATCCAGTTGGTGCTCATCGGCTCGCGGCCTTCCTCTCTCCCTCACCTCTCAACGGGGGCGTGCGGTGAGTGGTTCCCCGGAGGGGGTACGGAGGAACAGACGATCCTGGACCGGCGTTGGTTTGCTGCTGTGACCGGTGACGAGGCGGGCGACCAGGCGGGCGAAACCGAGCCAGGAGAGCCGCAGTCAGGTGACGCGCGGATTCGGGAGACGCCGTTCGATCCCACCCGAACCCTGCCGCTCGCGACCGAGCCGACCTCCGAGCCACCGTACGAGCCGCCACCCGCGGCGACTCCCGCCCTGCCGTTCGCCCCGTCGGCCGACCCCCGTCGCGGACCGCGCCAGACCTGGCTCGTCGCCGCGCTCGTCGGTGCGGTCGTGGGCGCGCTGGTCGGTGGGGGCATCGTGTACGCGACGCGCGACGACTCGCCGGCTCCGCAGGTCGTCACGTTCGGCCGCAACACCAGCCGTTTCGCCAAGCCGCGCGACATCCAGGGGATCCTGAGTCGGGTGCAGCCGGCCGTCGTGGCCATCAGCACGCGGGGCTTTCAGCAAGACGAGTTCTTCAACGTCGTGCCCAGTCAGGGCGCGGGTACCGGGATGATCATCACGTCCGGCGGCGAGGCGCTCACCAACGCCCACGTCGTCGGCAACGCCAACTCGATCAAGGTGAAGCTGGCGAACGGCGAGACCAAGGACGCGGATCTCGTCGGCACCGACCCTGTGGCCGACCTCGCGCTGATCAAGATCCGAGACGTACGCGACCTCCCCACGGTCGACCTCGGTCGCTCGTCCGCGCTCCGGGTGGGCGACTCGGTCGTCGCCATCGGCAACGCGTTGGCCCTGCCGGGCGGTCCGACCGTGACCGAGGGGATCGTGTCCGCCCTCGACCGCACGATCGGCACCCGTAGCGATCGCCTCGAGCACCTCATCCAGACCGATGCGGCGATCAACCCCGGGAACTCCGGTGGGCCGCTGGTCAACGCGGACGGACAGGTCATCGGTATCAACACGGCGGTGCTGCAGCAGACCGGTAGCGACGCGGTCGCCCAGAACATCGGTTTCGCCATCGCGATCGACACGATCAAGCCCCGGATCGAAGAGCTCCGTACAGGCAACGGGACGAGCGCGTTCCTCGGTCTGAGCACGATTCCTGTCGACGAGGCGGTGCGGGCGCGCTACGGCCTCGAGACGTCGAAGGGCGCGCTCGTGATCGACGTGACCGCGGGTTCGGCTGCGGAGCGCGCCGGTGTGCGGCAAGGCGACGTCATCGTCGGCATCGGGACCGACGACATCTCCTCCGCCACCGACCTCACCACCGCGGTCCGCAAGCACAAGCCCGGTGATCGGGTCGAGCTGAGGTGGAAGCGGGGGGCCGGCGACCAGTCGGCGAATGTCGAGCTGGGCTCGGCGACGTCAGGGGGTCGCTAG
- a CDS encoding WhiB family transcriptional regulator produces MGQGNCRDHPPSTFFPSDGVGVELARRICATCPVQAPCLEYALRNRVDHGVWGGTSERERRRIARKRRLAHTANGHA; encoded by the coding sequence ATGGGCCAGGGGAACTGTCGTGACCATCCGCCGTCGACGTTCTTCCCCAGCGACGGCGTCGGGGTCGAGTTGGCCCGACGCATCTGTGCGACCTGCCCGGTGCAGGCGCCCTGCCTCGAGTACGCGCTGCGGAACCGCGTCGACCACGGAGTGTGGGGTGGTACCTCGGAACGCGAGCGGCGGCGCATCGCCCGCAAACGGCGGCTCGCCCACACCGCCAACGGCCACGCCTGA
- a CDS encoding sigma-70 family RNA polymerase sigma factor has product MADDGIPTWEEVARTYGRFLYTVAYRLTGNDDDAQDLVQDVLLRVRRGLETYRPGSLEGWLSRITTNAFLDDLRRRRRRPLDALPDDPDRAVPPAIGADETSAAESISDEVQAALTHLPDEYRAAVVLCDVVGLSYEEIGEALGIPVGTVRSRIHRGRRQLREGLA; this is encoded by the coding sequence ATGGCGGATGACGGGATACCCACCTGGGAGGAGGTCGCCCGGACCTACGGGCGGTTCCTCTACACGGTGGCCTATCGCCTGACCGGCAATGACGACGATGCGCAAGATCTCGTACAAGACGTGCTGCTTCGGGTTCGACGGGGCCTCGAGACGTACCGCCCGGGCTCGCTGGAGGGCTGGTTGAGCAGGATCACGACCAACGCCTTCCTCGACGATCTCCGGCGGCGCCGGCGCCGGCCGCTCGACGCGCTGCCCGACGACCCCGACCGCGCCGTGCCTCCCGCAATCGGCGCGGACGAGACGTCGGCGGCCGAGTCCATCTCCGACGAGGTGCAGGCCGCGTTGACCCATTTGCCAGACGAGTACCGGGCCGCGGTCGTCCTGTGCGACGTCGTGGGCTTGTCCTACGAGGAGATCGGCGAGGCTCTCGGCATCCCGGTCGGCACGGTGCGGAGCCGCATCCACCGCGGCCGGCGTCAGCTACGGGAGGGGCTCGCATGA
- a CDS encoding twin-arginine translocase TatA/TatE family subunit: MNFGPTEMIILLVIVLLLFGAAKLPKLARSMGEAQREFKKGLRDNDEPPPPADEKITMTRAELDAMLAERETKAPKDGNPA; encoded by the coding sequence ATGAATTTCGGACCAACCGAAATGATCATCCTCCTCGTGATCGTGCTGCTGCTCTTCGGCGCGGCCAAGCTCCCGAAGCTGGCCCGGTCGATGGGCGAGGCCCAACGGGAGTTCAAGAAGGGCCTGCGCGACAACGACGAGCCGCCTCCACCGGCCGACGAGAAGATCACCATGACGCGGGCCGAGCTCGACGCGATGCTGGCCGAGCGCGAGACCAAAGCTCCCAAAGACGGCAATCCCGCATAA
- a CDS encoding LLM class flavin-dependent oxidoreductase has product MDIGLALPQFDFSVPGEQPLRWRTVLHWAAKAEALGFGSVWVADHLFFSIEKYGGPPGEHGVYDPIVVLGALARATSRVRLGTLVLCAQLRPPLVLAKALATLDVMSGGRVTVGLGAGWYEREYAAAGIRFERPGVRVAQLAEVVQIVNRLLTGDEVTFRGRHYQVDGARVRPQARQRPRQPIWVGGKGDALLRVCAAHADGWNTVWSWTFDDYRRRARFLDVACERAGRDPVEVARSLGLFALVGETASDLARRYERLQRLTPAGVLDSVPLAEWRQGRLVGTVEEVREQLQRWRGLGVSTLIVGAGALPFVVASPDDVEMVAAACSLGAP; this is encoded by the coding sequence ATGGACATCGGGCTCGCTCTGCCGCAGTTCGACTTCTCGGTGCCGGGCGAGCAGCCGCTGCGCTGGCGCACGGTGCTGCACTGGGCCGCGAAGGCCGAGGCGCTCGGGTTCGGCTCGGTCTGGGTCGCCGATCACCTCTTCTTCAGCATCGAGAAGTACGGCGGCCCGCCCGGAGAGCACGGCGTCTACGACCCGATCGTGGTGCTGGGAGCGCTCGCGCGCGCCACGTCGCGCGTGCGACTGGGGACGCTCGTGCTCTGCGCCCAGCTCCGTCCGCCGCTGGTGCTGGCCAAGGCGCTCGCCACCCTCGACGTGATGAGTGGAGGGCGGGTCACGGTGGGCCTCGGCGCGGGTTGGTACGAGCGCGAGTACGCGGCGGCCGGCATCCGGTTCGAGCGACCGGGCGTGCGCGTAGCTCAGCTCGCCGAGGTGGTCCAGATCGTGAACCGGCTGCTCACCGGCGACGAGGTCACGTTCCGGGGCCGGCACTACCAGGTGGACGGAGCGCGCGTGCGCCCGCAGGCGCGACAGCGGCCGCGCCAGCCGATCTGGGTCGGCGGCAAGGGTGACGCGCTGCTCCGGGTGTGCGCCGCCCACGCCGACGGCTGGAACACGGTGTGGAGCTGGACCTTCGACGACTACCGCCGGCGCGCCAGGTTCCTCGACGTTGCCTGCGAGCGTGCGGGTCGCGACCCCGTCGAGGTCGCGCGGTCGCTCGGGCTCTTCGCGCTGGTCGGCGAGACAGCATCGGACCTCGCCCGCCGCTACGAGCGCCTGCAGCGGCTCACGCCGGCGGGTGTGCTCGACAGCGTTCCGCTCGCCGAGTGGCGCCAGGGCCGTCTGGTCGGCACGGTCGAGGAGGTGCGCGAGCAATTGCAACGGTGGCGAGGGCTCGGAGTCTCGACCCTCATCGTGGGAGCGGGTGCCCTCCCGTTCGTCGTGGCCAGTCCCGACGACGTGGAGATGGTCGCCGCGGCCTGTAGCCTGGGCGCACCATGA
- a CDS encoding WhiB family transcriptional regulator, whose protein sequence is MPAQNAMPQNAMQSQNALRAGSTPASSVLQHRAQPDQPPEERSWHDQANCLGVDPDLFFPERGASTREAKEVCRGCVVREACLEYALTNGEKFGIWGGMSERERRRLRRARALARRGLGPTGAASA, encoded by the coding sequence ATGCCAGCCCAAAATGCGATGCCCCAGAATGCGATGCAGAGCCAGAACGCCCTGCGCGCGGGGAGCACGCCGGCGAGCTCGGTCCTGCAGCATCGGGCCCAGCCCGATCAACCGCCCGAGGAGCGGTCGTGGCACGACCAGGCGAACTGCCTGGGCGTCGACCCCGACCTCTTCTTCCCCGAGCGCGGCGCGTCGACGCGGGAGGCCAAGGAGGTCTGCCGCGGGTGCGTCGTGCGCGAGGCCTGCCTCGAGTACGCGTTGACCAACGGCGAGAAGTTCGGCATCTGGGGGGGAATGAGCGAACGCGAGCGGCGCCGCCTGCGCCGGGCCCGCGCGCTGGCCCGCCGGGGCCTCGGCCCGACCGGCGCGGCGTCCGCTTAG
- a CDS encoding magnesium chelatase, producing MSRPATLGQLRESGWESVPVKEEVRRNAAARIASGEPLVAGVIGFDDSVLPQLENALLAGHDVIFLGERGQAKTRMIRALTALLDEWLPIVAGSEINDNPFAPVSRHARDVIREHGDDTSIEWVHRDTRFGEKLATPDTSIADLIGEVDPIKVAEGRYLSDELTLHYGLVPRTNRGIFAINELPDLAERIQVGLLNVLEERDVQVRGYKIRLPLDVMLVASANPEDYTNRGRIITPLKDRFGAQIRTHYPLDVETELAVVRQEAHALDQSALRVQVPDFMSEVVATLTHLARSSPHVNQRSGVSVRLSIANYETLVANATRRALRLGEPDVVPRVSDLEALAASTAGKVEIESLEDGRDEAVVERLIKAAVLTVFKARCPIERFSELLLVFDEGTVIHAGDDVPSKDYVDSLSRLPALRASVTELAGSETPAAIASAVEFVLEGLHLSKRLNKEAVGARATYRGRG from the coding sequence ATGTCTCGCCCCGCCACCCTCGGACAGCTGCGCGAGTCGGGTTGGGAGTCCGTGCCCGTCAAGGAAGAGGTGCGGCGCAACGCGGCCGCGCGCATCGCGTCGGGCGAGCCATTGGTCGCCGGCGTGATCGGTTTCGACGACAGCGTGCTCCCCCAGCTGGAGAACGCGCTCCTCGCGGGGCACGACGTGATCTTTCTCGGCGAACGCGGCCAGGCCAAGACACGCATGATCCGCGCGCTGACCGCTCTGCTCGACGAATGGCTGCCGATCGTCGCCGGCTCGGAGATCAACGACAACCCGTTCGCCCCGGTCTCGCGACACGCGCGCGACGTCATACGCGAGCACGGCGACGACACCTCGATCGAGTGGGTGCACCGCGACACCCGCTTCGGCGAGAAGCTCGCCACTCCCGACACGTCGATCGCCGACCTGATCGGTGAGGTCGACCCCATCAAGGTGGCCGAGGGTCGCTATCTCTCCGACGAGCTCACGCTCCACTACGGCCTGGTCCCCCGCACGAATCGCGGCATCTTCGCCATCAACGAGCTGCCCGACCTCGCCGAGCGCATCCAGGTCGGGCTGCTCAACGTGCTGGAGGAGCGCGACGTGCAGGTCCGTGGCTACAAGATCCGGCTGCCCCTCGACGTGATGCTCGTCGCGTCGGCCAACCCCGAGGACTACACCAACCGGGGCCGCATCATCACGCCGCTCAAGGACCGGTTCGGGGCTCAGATCCGCACGCACTACCCGCTCGACGTCGAGACCGAGCTCGCCGTCGTGCGCCAAGAGGCACACGCGCTCGACCAGAGCGCACTGCGGGTGCAGGTGCCCGACTTCATGTCGGAGGTCGTGGCCACGCTGACCCACCTGGCCCGGTCCAGCCCCCACGTCAACCAGCGCTCGGGCGTGTCCGTTCGGCTCTCGATCGCAAACTACGAGACGCTCGTTGCCAACGCGACGCGTCGCGCGCTGCGGCTCGGCGAGCCCGACGTGGTGCCGCGCGTGAGTGACCTCGAGGCGCTCGCCGCGTCCACCGCGGGGAAGGTCGAGATCGAGAGCCTCGAGGACGGGCGCGACGAAGCCGTCGTCGAGCGCCTCATCAAGGCGGCGGTGCTCACCGTGTTCAAGGCGCGTTGCCCGATCGAGCGGTTCTCCGAGCTGCTGCTCGTCTTCGACGAGGGCACGGTGATCCACGCGGGCGACGATGTGCCGTCGAAGGACTACGTCGACTCCCTGTCCCGGCTCCCCGCGCTGCGCGCGTCGGTCACCGAGCTGGCCGGGAGCGAGACGCCGGCCGCCATCGCCAGCGCGGTCGAGTTCGTGCTCGAGGGCCTGCATCTCTCGAAGCGTTTGAACAAGGAGGCCGTGGGCGCTCGCGCAACGTACCGCGGTCGCGGCTAG
- a CDS encoding succinate dehydrogenase flavoprotein subunit, with translation MNVHHHSYDAVIVGAGGAGLRAAIETAGKCHTAVLTKLYPTRSHTGAAQGGMCAALANVEDDSWEWHLFDTVKGGDYLVDQPAAEVMCREAIDAVIELEHFGMPFNRTPEGKIDQRRFGGHTRNHGEAPVRRSCYSADRTGHMILQTLFQQCVARGVNFFNEFQVLDIAFVDGRVAAVVAYELATGDLHVFNTKGVLFATGGYGKMFKISSNAHTLTGDGPGLLYRRGIPMEDMEFFQFHPTGIYKLGILLSEAARAEGGILRNSENERFMERYAPTIKDLAPRDMVSRCILTEIRAGRGIGPDGDYVHLDLTHLAPEFIDAKLPDITDFVRTYLGLEPKTQPIPIQPTAHYAMGGIPTNIRGEVVVDADDTVFPGLYAAGECACVSVHGANRLGTNSLLDIVVFGRRGGRAMADYVTSVDPAVTPKGVEDDVRERIAKLKSSTGEERIVDMRDLLQAEMTEKASVFRTEETLQSVLDTIEDLKDRYEHAHIDDKGSTFNLDLTEALELGYLIDLAESLVIGAMARTESRGGHFRDDHPTRDDANWLKHTLVRRADDGKVTLDYKPVQLGRYEPMERKY, from the coding sequence GTGAACGTCCACCACCACTCGTACGACGCCGTCATCGTCGGCGCGGGAGGCGCCGGCCTCCGGGCCGCCATCGAGACGGCCGGGAAGTGTCACACCGCGGTGCTCACCAAGCTCTACCCGACGCGCTCGCACACGGGCGCGGCGCAGGGAGGCATGTGCGCGGCGCTGGCCAACGTCGAGGACGACTCGTGGGAGTGGCACCTGTTCGACACGGTGAAGGGTGGCGACTACCTCGTCGACCAACCTGCGGCCGAGGTGATGTGCCGAGAGGCGATCGACGCGGTGATCGAGCTCGAGCACTTCGGGATGCCGTTCAACCGCACGCCCGAGGGCAAGATCGACCAGCGCCGCTTCGGGGGCCACACCCGGAACCACGGCGAGGCGCCGGTCCGCCGCTCGTGCTACTCCGCCGACCGCACGGGCCACATGATCCTGCAGACGCTCTTCCAGCAGTGCGTCGCCCGCGGCGTCAACTTCTTCAACGAGTTCCAGGTCCTCGACATCGCGTTCGTCGACGGGCGCGTGGCGGCGGTCGTCGCGTACGAGCTGGCCACCGGCGACCTCCACGTCTTCAACACCAAGGGAGTGCTCTTCGCGACCGGTGGCTACGGCAAGATGTTCAAGATCTCCTCCAACGCCCACACGCTAACGGGCGACGGACCGGGGTTGCTGTACCGGCGCGGCATCCCCATGGAGGACATGGAGTTCTTCCAGTTCCACCCCACCGGCATCTACAAGCTCGGGATCCTCCTGTCGGAGGCAGCGCGCGCCGAGGGCGGCATCCTGCGCAACTCCGAGAACGAGCGCTTCATGGAGCGCTACGCGCCGACCATCAAGGACCTGGCACCCCGCGACATGGTGTCGCGCTGCATCCTCACCGAGATCCGCGCCGGTCGCGGCATCGGGCCCGACGGCGACTACGTGCACCTCGACCTCACGCACCTCGCCCCCGAGTTCATCGACGCCAAGCTGCCCGACATCACCGACTTCGTACGCACCTACCTCGGGCTCGAGCCGAAGACTCAGCCCATCCCCATCCAACCGACCGCCCACTACGCGATGGGCGGCATCCCCACCAACATCAGAGGCGAGGTGGTCGTCGACGCCGACGACACGGTGTTCCCGGGTCTCTACGCCGCGGGTGAGTGCGCCTGCGTGTCTGTGCACGGGGCCAATCGCCTCGGCACCAACTCGCTGCTCGACATCGTCGTCTTCGGCCGGCGGGGAGGGCGGGCCATGGCCGACTACGTGACGAGCGTCGATCCCGCCGTCACTCCCAAGGGCGTCGAGGACGACGTCCGTGAACGCATCGCCAAGCTGAAGTCGTCGACCGGCGAAGAGCGGATCGTCGACATGCGCGACCTCCTGCAGGCGGAGATGACCGAGAAGGCATCGGTGTTCCGCACGGAGGAGACGCTGCAGTCGGTGCTCGACACGATCGAAGATCTGAAGGACCGGTACGAGCACGCCCACATCGACGACAAGGGCTCGACGTTCAACCTCGACCTGACGGAGGCGCTCGAGCTCGGGTACCTCATCGATCTGGCAGAGAGCCTGGTGATCGGAGCCATGGCCCGCACCGAGAGCCGGGGCGGCCACTTCCGCGACGACCATCCGACGCGCGACGACGCCAACTGGCTGAAGCACACGCTCGTGCGCCGGGCCGACGACGGCAAGGTCACCCTCGACTACAAGCCCGTGCAGCTCGGGCGTTACGAACCCATGGAGCGCAAATACTGA
- a CDS encoding succinate dehydrogenase iron-sulfur subunit codes for MPEQDDIRVELKVKRFNPEADTKPHWQTFDVEVRRFRSVVLDALHAAKWRHDGTLTFRRSCAHGVCGSDAMIINGANMLACQALIDDLGTTITVEPIRGLPVIKDLLVDMEPFFEQYRSVMPYLVNTGDPGYKERRQSPEDRARFDDTTKCILCAACTTSCPIYWGNSQYVGPAAIVNAHRFIFDSRDEAANDRLDILNERSGVWRCRTAFNCSEACPRDIKVTQAIEEVKRAILYNRV; via the coding sequence ATGCCCGAGCAAGACGACATCCGCGTCGAGCTGAAGGTGAAGCGCTTCAACCCCGAAGCCGACACCAAGCCGCACTGGCAGACGTTCGACGTCGAGGTGCGCCGCTTCCGATCGGTCGTGCTCGACGCGCTCCACGCCGCGAAGTGGCGCCACGACGGGACGCTGACGTTCCGCCGCTCGTGCGCCCACGGCGTCTGCGGGTCGGATGCGATGATCATCAACGGCGCCAACATGCTCGCCTGTCAGGCGCTCATCGACGACCTGGGCACCACCATCACGGTGGAGCCCATCCGCGGCCTGCCCGTCATCAAGGACCTCCTCGTCGACATGGAGCCGTTCTTCGAGCAGTACCGGTCGGTGATGCCCTATCTCGTCAACACGGGTGACCCGGGCTACAAGGAGCGCCGGCAGAGCCCCGAGGACCGCGCCCGCTTCGACGACACCACCAAGTGCATCCTCTGCGCGGCGTGCACGACGTCGTGCCCGATCTACTGGGGGAACTCGCAGTACGTGGGCCCCGCCGCGATCGTCAACGCCCACCGCTTCATCTTCGACTCGCGCGACGAGGCCGCCAACGACCGCCTCGACATCCTGAACGAGCGCTCCGGTGTCTGGCGCTGCCGCACCGCGTTCAACTGCTCCGAGGCCTGTCCCCGCGACATCAAGGTCACCCAGGCCATCGAAGAGGTCAAGCGGGCGATCCTGTACAACCGGGTCTGA
- a CDS encoding CBS domain-containing protein, with amino-acid sequence MRVVDIMRKNVVTIEADSTFSEAALLLQEHSISAVVVLAENAPRGIITERDFVTLVANGGNPAAVTVGDRMTTELVTVQPKTDLADAAQLMSDHHIRHLPVVERGRLVGILSIRDPVLRHPALRRVDEERRQSVQARLADTITAFAGSMPFVYLHLVWFTVWIALRLEKYPFGLLTMIVSLEAIFLATFVMISQNRADAKRQALADHQWEMVQYEEKQNEELLTLSTQILDLTGAIHTLTVATEGRNDGTVRPGCTGSPA; translated from the coding sequence ATGCGTGTCGTCGACATCATGCGCAAGAACGTGGTGACCATCGAGGCGGACAGCACGTTCTCGGAGGCGGCGCTGCTGTTGCAGGAGCACAGCATCTCGGCAGTGGTGGTGCTGGCCGAGAACGCTCCGAGGGGGATCATCACCGAGCGCGATTTCGTGACCCTCGTGGCCAATGGAGGCAACCCGGCAGCCGTCACGGTGGGCGACAGGATGACGACCGAGCTGGTCACGGTTCAACCCAAGACCGATCTGGCCGACGCGGCCCAGCTCATGTCGGACCATCACATCCGGCATCTACCGGTGGTCGAACGGGGCAGGCTCGTCGGGATCCTCTCGATACGAGACCCCGTGCTGCGGCACCCTGCCCTTCGTCGCGTCGATGAGGAACGCCGCCAGAGCGTTCAGGCGCGGCTCGCCGACACCATCACCGCCTTTGCCGGTTCGATGCCCTTCGTCTACCTCCATCTGGTGTGGTTCACAGTGTGGATCGCGCTCCGCCTCGAGAAGTACCCGTTCGGCTTGTTGACCATGATCGTCTCGCTCGAGGCGATCTTCCTGGCCACGTTCGTGATGATCAGCCAGAACCGGGCGGATGCCAAACGGCAGGCGCTGGCCGACCACCAGTGGGAGATGGTGCAGTACGAGGAGAAGCAGAACGAGGAGCTGCTGACGCTGTCCACGCAGATCCTCGACCTCACCGGGGCCATCCACACGCTTACGGTCGCGACGGAGGGCCGCAACGACGGGACGGTCAGACCCGGTTGTACAGGATCGCCCGCTTGA
- a CDS encoding SCP2 sterol-binding domain-containing protein produces the protein MARFLSAEWLEQVAAAARDDPGVQAAASGVSLTVQQVVTDGPDGDVAWHVRLGDGSVEIGPGRAPDAEVVITQSHETATEVGRGDLSPAEAFATGRLKLAGQVGLLIRHQPAFERLGHALAAVREATTFS, from the coding sequence ATGGCCCGGTTCCTCAGCGCCGAGTGGCTCGAGCAGGTGGCCGCCGCCGCCCGCGACGACCCGGGGGTGCAGGCAGCCGCGTCCGGCGTCTCGCTCACGGTCCAGCAGGTCGTCACGGACGGGCCCGACGGCGACGTGGCCTGGCATGTGCGGCTGGGCGACGGCAGCGTGGAGATCGGCCCGGGTCGGGCGCCCGACGCGGAGGTCGTGATCACGCAGAGCCACGAGACCGCGACGGAGGTCGGCCGCGGCGACCTCAGCCCGGCGGAGGCGTTCGCGACCGGGCGGCTGAAGTTGGCCGGTCAGGTGGGCCTGCTCATTCGTCACCAACCGGCCTTCGAGCGGCTGGGCCACGCGCTCGCGGCCGTGCGAGAGGCGACCACATTCTCATGA
- a CDS encoding J domain-containing protein: MRHLRTHYDVLGVSASASAEEVKRAYHRMAREHHPDVRAESSGDPMVEVNAAWAVLGDPVRRESYDRELARRMGVIDPRDVDAEDFTGFVNFAGFSGGFDPDPEPRPYTPADALVLVPAALLAVAVGCFAFSTMTEAPALLLTSVILLAVAVTSFVATPLLVLRRSVRRRGATGNDRGSQS, translated from the coding sequence ATGAGGCACCTGAGAACCCACTACGACGTCCTCGGGGTGTCGGCGTCAGCATCGGCCGAAGAGGTCAAGCGCGCCTACCACCGCATGGCGCGCGAGCACCATCCCGACGTACGGGCGGAAAGCAGCGGAGACCCGATGGTGGAGGTCAACGCCGCGTGGGCGGTGCTCGGCGATCCCGTCCGCCGGGAGAGCTACGACCGCGAGCTCGCCCGCCGGATGGGTGTGATCGATCCGCGCGACGTCGACGCTGAGGACTTCACCGGCTTCGTCAACTTCGCCGGCTTCAGTGGCGGGTTCGATCCCGATCCCGAGCCGCGGCCCTACACGCCGGCCGACGCGCTCGTGCTCGTGCCGGCAGCTCTTCTCGCGGTAGCGGTGGGGTGCTTCGCGTTCAGCACCATGACGGAGGCGCCCGCGCTCCTGCTCACCTCGGTGATCCTCCTCGCGGTCGCGGTGACGAGCTTCGTGGCCACGCCGCTGCTCGTGCTGCGCCGAAGCGTCAGGCGCCGAGGCGCGACCGGTAACGACCGAGGCTCGCAATCGTGA
- the mdh gene encoding malate dehydrogenase, translating to MKITVVGCGFYGSTLVQRIAEADYADEVVMTDIIDGKPQGLALDMMQSRSIEGFDTRIVGTNGYDETAGSEVCVITAGLPRKPGMSRMDLLEVNAKIVGDVTDKLVAGSPDAVIIVVSNPLDEMTALCAKVARLPKARVIGQAGMLDTARFKHFVAERIGTTPSQVEAVTLGSHGDTMVPVPSLVKVGGRPLRELLDDGAIEELVQRTRDGGAEIVSYLKTGSAYYAPSSAAEAMVEAVVRDSGELMPVCAWVEGQYGVRDVYLGVPARIGAGGVKEIVELPLADDELAALRAAADAVRAKQSDVDKLV from the coding sequence GTGAAGATCACCGTCGTGGGGTGTGGCTTCTACGGTTCGACGCTCGTTCAGCGAATCGCCGAGGCCGACTATGCCGACGAGGTTGTCATGACCGACATCATCGACGGCAAGCCACAGGGCCTGGCCCTCGACATGATGCAGAGCCGGTCGATCGAGGGCTTCGACACGCGCATCGTGGGCACCAACGGGTATGACGAGACTGCGGGCTCCGAGGTCTGCGTCATCACCGCGGGCCTGCCGCGTAAGCCCGGGATGAGCCGCATGGACCTACTCGAGGTCAACGCCAAGATCGTCGGCGATGTCACCGACAAGCTGGTGGCCGGCTCGCCCGACGCAGTGATCATCGTCGTCTCCAACCCGCTCGACGAGATGACCGCGTTGTGCGCCAAGGTCGCGCGCCTGCCGAAGGCTCGGGTGATCGGCCAGGCCGGCATGCTCGACACTGCCCGCTTCAAGCACTTCGTAGCCGAACGCATCGGCACCACGCCGTCGCAGGTCGAAGCGGTGACCCTCGGGTCGCACGGCGACACCATGGTGCCCGTACCCTCCTTGGTGAAGGTCGGTGGCCGACCTCTGCGCGAGCTGCTCGACGACGGTGCCATCGAAGAGCTCGTGCAGCGGACGCGTGACGGTGGCGCAGAGATCGTCTCGTACCTGAAGACCGGCTCTGCGTACTACGCGCCGTCGTCGGCCGCCGAGGCAATGGTGGAGGCCGTCGTGCGCGACAGTGGCGAGCTCATGCCGGTGTGCGCGTGGGTGGAGGGCCAGTACGGCGTGCGCGACGTGTACCTCGGGGTGCCGGCCCGGATCGGCGCAGGCGGGGTCAAGGAGATCGTCGAGCTCCCTCTCGCCGACGACGAGCTCGCGGCCCTGCGTGCCGCGGCCGACGCCGTGAGGGCCAAGCAGTCCGACGTCGACAAGCTCGTCTGA